GATCCTCAACATCAAGCGCCAGCCCGGCGCCAACGTGATCGAGACGGTGGACCGCGTGAAGGCGCTGCTGCCGCAGCTGGAGGAGACGCTGCCCGCGTCGCTGCAGGTCCACGTGCTCACCGACCGCACCGTCACCATCCGCGCATCGGTGCGCGACATGCAGCACGAGCTGCTGCTGGCCGTGGCGCTGGTGGTGGCGGTGATCTTCGTGTTTCTGAGGAGCGGCACGGCCACGCTGATTCCCAGCTTCGCCGTGCCGTTGTCGCTCATCGGCACCTTCGGGGTGATGTACCTGGCGGGCTTTTCGATCAACAACCTGACGCTGATGGCGCTCACCATCTCGACCGGCTTCGTGGTGGACGACGCCATCGTCATGATCGAGAACATCGCCCGCTACGTCGAGGCGGGCGAGCCGCCGCTCGCTGCCGCGCTCAAGGGCGCCAGGCAGATCGGCTTCACCATCATCTCGCTGACCATCTCGCTGATCGCAGTGCTGATCCCGCTCCTGTTCATGGGCGACGTGGTGGGGCGGCTGTTCCACGAGTTCGCCATCACCATGGCGGTGTCGATACTGATCTCGGCGGTGATCTCGCTGTCCTTCACTCCCATGCTGTGCGCGCGCCTGCTGCGCCACACGCCCGAGGAGAGCCACAGCCGCCTGTACCAGGCCACGGGGCGGTTCTTCGAGCGCACCATCGCGCTCTATGGGCGCACGCTGGGCGTGGTGCTGGAGCACCGCATGCTGGTCTGGCTGGTGTTCCTGGCCACGCTGGCGCTCACCGCGCTGCTGTACCTGGTGGTGCCCAAGGGGTTCTTTCCGGTGCAGGACACGGGCACGCTGCAGGCCACCACCGTGGCCGACCAGTCCATCTCCTTCGCGGCCATGGCCGAACGCCAGCAGCAGATGGCCGAGCGCATCCTGCGCGACCCGGCCGTCAAGAGCGTGTCCTCCTTCATCGGCGTGGATGGCAGCAACACCACGCTCAACAGCGGGCGCATGCAGATCGACCTGCAGCCCCACGGCCAGCGCGACAGCCTGGCCGTGGTGCTGCGCCGCCTGAGCGACGATACCGGCAGCATGCCCGGCATGCGCCTGTACCTGCAACCCGTGCAGGACCTGACCATCGAGGACCGCGTGGCGCGCACGCAGTACCAGCTGCTGCTGTCCTCGCCCGACATGGAGCAGCTCACGCGCAGCACGCAGGCGCTGCTGGAGCGCCTGCTGGCCACGCCCGGCCTGGTGGATGTGGCCAGCGACCTGCAGGGCCAGGGCCGCCAGGCCTACGTCTCGATCGACCGCGCCCAGGCCAGCCGCCTGGGCGTGACGGTGGCGGCCGTCGACACGGCGCTCTACAACGCCTTCGGCCAGCGGCTCATCTCCACCATCTTCACGCAGTCCAACCAGTACCGCGTGGTGCTGGAGGTGGCGCCGCAGTTCAAGATCGGCCCCGAGGCGCTGGCCAGCATCTACGTGCCGTCGAGCGGCGGCACGCCCGTGCCCCTGTCCTCGCTGGCGCGGGTGGAGGAGCGCAGCATGGCGCTGGCCGTCAACCACGTGGGGCAGCTGCCGGCCAGCACGATCTCGTTCAACACGGCGCCGGGCGTGTCGCTGGGCCAGGCCGTCAAGGCCATCGAGCGCGCGCGCGACGACCTGCGCGCCCAGGGGCAGATGCCCATCTCGGTGGACATGGCCTTCCAGGGTGCGGCGCTGGCGTTCCAGGCGTCGCTGACCAACACGCTGCTGCTGATCCTGGCGGCGGTGATCACCATGTACATCGTGCTGGGGGTGCTGTACGAGAGCACCATCCACCCCGTGACCATCCTGTCCACGCTGCCCTCGGCCGGGGTGGGCGCGCTGCTGGCGCTGGGGATGGCGGGGCTGGAGATCGACATCATCGCCGTCATCGGCATCGTGCTCCTGATCGGTATCGTGAAGAAGAACGCCATCATGATGATCGACTTCGCGCTCGATGCACAGCGCGAGCAGGGGCTGTCCGCGCGCGAGGCGATCTACCAGGCCTGCCTGCTGCGCTTTCGCCCCATCCTCATGACCACGCTGGCGGCGCTGCTGGGGGCGCTGCCGTTGATGCTGGGGCAGGGGGTGGGCAGCGAGCTGCGCCATCCGCTGGGGGTGACCATGGTGGGGGGGCTGATACTGAGCCAGCTGCTCACGCTGTTCACCACGCCGGTGATCTATCTCACGTTTGAGGGGTGGGCGCAGAGGTGGCGTGGGGCCAGGGTTGGGGTTGAAAATGCCTAAAACCTTTTGTTTCCGGGCGCTGGCAGCTCTTCTTTTTGATGTGGCTGGCTGGGATGTGCGCTCAAGGCTTAATTGGAATCCGACCCCAATTACGACCCCAGTTAGAGGGGGAGGCGCGGCATGAGCCCCTCGGCGCTCTTCGTCCACCGCCCCGTCGCCACCATGCTCCTGACCATCGGCCTGGCGCTGGCCGGTGCCGTGTCGTTCTTCCTGCTGCCCGTGGCGCCGCTGCCGCAGGTGGACTACCCCACCATCTCCGTCACCGCCAGCTTGCCCGGTGCCAGCCCCGACACCATGGCCGCCACGGTGGCCACGCCGCTGGAGCGCTCGCTGGGGGCGATCGCCGGGGTCAACGAGATCACTTCGCGCTCCACGCTGGGCAATACGCGCATCACGCTGCAGTTCGACCTCTCGCGCACCGTTGACAGCGCCGCGCACGACGTGCAGGCCGCCATCAACGCGGCGCGCACGCTGCTGCCCTCGGGCATGCCCAGCAACCCCACCTACCGCAAGATCAATCCGGCGGACGCGCCCATCATGATTCTGGCGCTGACGTCCAGCAGCCTCACGCGCGGGCAGATGTACGACGCCGCCTCCACGGTCATCGCGCAGAAACTCTCGCAGGTCGAGGGCGTGGGGCAGGCCGCGGTGAGCGGCGGCGCGCTGCCCGCCGTGCGCGTGGAGCTCGACCCGCTGCGCCTGGCGGCCAACGGCATATCGCTGGAGCAGGTGCGCAGCGCCATCACCGGCAACAACGCCAACCGGCCGCTGGGCGCCGTGGAGCGCGAGGACCATTACTGGCAGCTGGCCACCAACGACCAGGCGCGCGTGGCGGCCGAGTACGCGCCGCTGGTGCTGCGCTGGAACAACGGCCAGGCCGTGCGCCTGTCGGACGTGGCCGACGTGCTCGACTCGGTGCAGGACGTGCGCAACTACGGCGTGGCCAACGGCAAGCCGGCCATCCTGCTGCAGGTCTACAAGCAGCCGGGCGCCAACATCCTGGAGGCGGTGGACAAGGTGCGCGCCCTGCTGCCGCAGCTCAAGGCATCGATCCCCGCCGCCATCGACCTGACCGTGGTGTCCGACCGCACGCCCACGCTGCGCGCCTCGGTGCAGGAGGTCGAGCGTACCCTGCTGCTCGCCGTGGCGCTGGTGATCCTGGTGGTGTTCCTGTTCCTGCGCAACGGCCGCGCCGCCCTGGTGCCGGCCGTGGCCGTGCCCGCGTCGCTGGCGGGCACGTTCGGCGTGATGTACCTGGCGGGCTATACGCTGGACAACCTCTCGCTCATGGCCCTCACGGTGGCGACGGGCTTCGTGGTGGACGACGCCATCGTGGTGCTGGAGAACGTGCTGCGCCACATGGAGCGCGGCAAGAGCGCGCTGCAGGCGGCGCTGGACGGCACGCGCGAGATCGGCTTCACCGTCGTGTCCATGAGCCTGTCGCTGATCGCGGTGTTCGTGCCCATCCTGTTCATGGGCGGCATCGTGGGGCGGTTCTTCCGCGAGTTCGCGGTCGTCATGTCCTCGGCCATCCTGGTGTCCATGGTGGTGTCGCTGACCACCACGCCCATGATGTGCGCGCACCTCTTGCGCGCGCCGCAGGCGCAAGCGGCGCCGCGCAGGGCGTGGGCGCGCGTGGCGGCATGGCTGGGGCGGATCGAGCGCGCCAGCCGGCGCCTGTACCGCCGCACGCTGGCCTGGGGCCTGCGCCACCAGCCGCTGGTGCTGCTGTCGCTGGCGGCGGTGGTGGCGTTGAACGTGCACCTGTACATGGCCATCGACAAGGGCTTCATGCCCGAGCAGGACACGGGCCGCATCATGGGCTTCATCCGCGCCGACCAGGCCAGTTCCTTCCAGGCCATGCAGCAGCGCATCCAGCGCTTCCTCGCCATCGTGCAGCAGGACCCGGCGGTGGAGTACGTGATGGGCTCCACGGGCGGCGGGCAGATCAACGCGGCCAACATGTTCATGACGCTCAAGCCCCTGGCCGAGCGCAAGGTGTCGTCCGACGAGGTCATCGACCGGCTGCGCGAAAAGCTCAGGAACGAGCCCGGCGCGCGCCTGTTCATGATGAAGCAGACCGACGTGCGCATCGGCGGGCGCCAGAGCATGGCCTCGTTCGACTACACGCTGCAGTCCGACGGCGTGGAGGAGCTGCGCGCCTGGGAGCCGCGCATACGCCAGGTGATGAGCGAGCTGCCCGAGCTGGAGGACGTGAACAGCGACGTGCAGGACTACGGCGTGCAGACCTCGCTGGTCATAGACCGCGACGCGATCAAGCGCCTGGGCTTGTCCATGGCGCAGATCGACGCCACCCTGAATGACGCCTTCGGCCAGCGCCAGGTGGGCGTGATCTACAACCCGCTGAACCAGTACCGCGTGGTGATGGAGGCGGCGCCGCGCTTCCTGCAAAGCCCCGAGACGCTGCGCGGCTTCTTCTTCGTCAACGCCAGCGGCAAGCAGGTGCCGCTCACGGCGTTCGCGCGCATCGCCACCACCAACACGCCGCTGGCCGTGAGCCACCAGGGCGGCACGCCCGCCAGCACCATCAGCTACAGCCTGGCGCCGGGCGTGTCGCTGTCGCAGGCCAATGACGCCATCCGCGCCGCCGTGGCGCGGCTGGGCGTGCCGGTGTCGGTGCGCGGCAGTTTCAGCGGCACGGCGGGGGCCTTCCAGCAGTCGCTGGCGGGACAGCCGCTCCTCATCCTGGCGGCCATCCTCACCATCTACTTGGTGCTGGGCGTGCTGTACGAGGATCTGGTGCACCCGCTGACCATCCTGTCCACGCTGCCCTCGGCAGGGGTGGGGGCGCTGCTTGCGCTGATGCTGTTCAAGACCGAGTTCTCGCTGATCGCCTTCATCGGGGTGATCCTGCTCATCGGCATCGTCAAGAAGAACGCCATCATGATGATCGACTTCGCCCTGTCGCGCGAACGCGGCGGCCACACCACGCCAGCCCAGGCCATCTACCGCGCCTGCGACCTGCGCCTGCGCCCCATCCTCATGACCAGCCTGGCCGCCATCATGGGCGCGCTGCCGCTGGCCCTGGGCCAGGGCATAGGCGCCGAGCTGCGCCGGCCGCTGGGGCTGGCCATCGTGGGCGGGCTGCTGGTGAGCCAGCTGCTCACGCTCTACACCACGCCCGTGGTCTACGTGCAGCTCGACCGGCTGCGCCGCCGCGTGAACCGCTGGTTTTCAATGAAAAACCGCTCTAGCGCCCGTCCATCAAGCGCTGGCAGCTATTGAATATGAAGCATACCGCCCTTGCCGCCACCGCCTTGCTGCTCGCCGCCGGCTGCTCCACGCAGCCCGCGTACCAGCGCCCCGCGATCGCGCTGCCCGCGCAGTTCAAGGAGGCCACGGCCGCCGCCGCGCAGGCCGGCATCTGGCGCCCCGCGCAGCCGCAGGACGCAGCGCCGCCCGAAGAGTGGTGGCGCCTGTACGGCGATCCCGTGCTCGACGACCTGCAGCAGCGCGCTGCCGTTGCCAACCCCGGCATCGCCCAGGCCGTGGCGCGCCTGCGCGCGGCGCAGGCGGCCGTGGCCGGCAGCCGCGCCGCGCTGCTGCCCACGCTGGGCGCCAGCAGCAGCGCCACGCGCGCGCGCGGCGCCAGTACCGCGAACACGGCCGGCCCCGCCACCAGCTACTCGCTGGGCCTGAACGCGGGCTGGGAGATCGACCTGTGGGGCCGCCTCTCGGGCGCTGCCAGCGCCGCAGAGGCCAGCGCCCAGGCCAGCGGCGCGGACCTGGCCGCCGCGCGCCTGTCGCTGCAGGCCACAGCCGCGCAGACCTACTTCGCGCTGCGCGCCGCAGAGGCGCAAGGCGCGCTGCTGCGGGACACGCTCGCCGCCTACGAGCAAAGCTGGCAGCTCACGCGCAACCGCGAGCGCGCAGGCGTCGCATCGCCCGCCGACGTGGCCCAGGCCGAGGCGCAGTACAAGAGCACGCAGGCCCAGCTGCTCGAAGCCGAGACCAGCCGCGCGCAGATCGAGCACGCGCTCGCCGCGCTCATCGGCCTGCCGCCCGCCGCCTTCGGCCTGGACGCCACGGCCCGCCTGCCCGCGCCGCCCGAGGTGCCGGCCGAGCTGCCGTCGCGGCTGCTGGAACGCCGCCCCGACATCGCCGCCGCCGAGCGCCGCGTGGCGGCCGCCAACGCCCAGGTGGGCGTGGCGCAGTCGGCGTTCTTCCCCGCGCTCACGCTCTCGGCGGCGGGGGGCTGGCGCGGTGCGTCGCTGGGCGACCTGGTCGGCGCGCCCAACCTGTTCTGGTCGCTGGGCCCGGCGCTTGCGCTCACGCTGTTCGACGGTGGCGCGCGCTCGGCTGCCGTGGAGTCGGCCCGCGCCTCGCTCGACCTGGCGGCGGCCGGCTACCGCCAGGCCGTCATCACCGCGCTGCAGGAGGTGGAGGACAACCTCGCTGCCGCTACGTCCCTGGCGCGAGAGGAACAGGTGCAGACCGAGGCCGTCGCCGCCGCGCAGAGGGCGCTCACCATCGCCACCAACCAGTACAAGGCCGGCACGGTGGGCTACCTCAACGTGCTCTCGGCCCAGACCACGGTGCTGTCCGCGCAGCGCGGGCTCATCGACGTGAAGAACCGGCGGCTGGCT
This region of Alicycliphilus denitrificans K601 genomic DNA includes:
- a CDS encoding efflux RND transporter permease subunit; this translates as MSPSALFVHRPVATMLLTIGLALAGAVSFFLLPVAPLPQVDYPTISVTASLPGASPDTMAATVATPLERSLGAIAGVNEITSRSTLGNTRITLQFDLSRTVDSAAHDVQAAINAARTLLPSGMPSNPTYRKINPADAPIMILALTSSSLTRGQMYDAASTVIAQKLSQVEGVGQAAVSGGALPAVRVELDPLRLAANGISLEQVRSAITGNNANRPLGAVEREDHYWQLATNDQARVAAEYAPLVLRWNNGQAVRLSDVADVLDSVQDVRNYGVANGKPAILLQVYKQPGANILEAVDKVRALLPQLKASIPAAIDLTVVSDRTPTLRASVQEVERTLLLAVALVILVVFLFLRNGRAALVPAVAVPASLAGTFGVMYLAGYTLDNLSLMALTVATGFVVDDAIVVLENVLRHMERGKSALQAALDGTREIGFTVVSMSLSLIAVFVPILFMGGIVGRFFREFAVVMSSAILVSMVVSLTTTPMMCAHLLRAPQAQAAPRRAWARVAAWLGRIERASRRLYRRTLAWGLRHQPLVLLSLAAVVALNVHLYMAIDKGFMPEQDTGRIMGFIRADQASSFQAMQQRIQRFLAIVQQDPAVEYVMGSTGGGQINAANMFMTLKPLAERKVSSDEVIDRLREKLRNEPGARLFMMKQTDVRIGGRQSMASFDYTLQSDGVEELRAWEPRIRQVMSELPELEDVNSDVQDYGVQTSLVIDRDAIKRLGLSMAQIDATLNDAFGQRQVGVIYNPLNQYRVVMEAAPRFLQSPETLRGFFFVNASGKQVPLTAFARIATTNTPLAVSHQGGTPASTISYSLAPGVSLSQANDAIRAAVARLGVPVSVRGSFSGTAGAFQQSLAGQPLLILAAILTIYLVLGVLYEDLVHPLTILSTLPSAGVGALLALMLFKTEFSLIAFIGVILLIGIVKKNAIMMIDFALSRERGGHTTPAQAIYRACDLRLRPILMTSLAAIMGALPLALGQGIGAELRRPLGLAIVGGLLVSQLLTLYTTPVVYVQLDRLRRRVNRWFSMKNRSSARPSSAGSY
- a CDS encoding MdtB/MuxB family multidrug efflux RND transporter permease subunit gives rise to the protein MNLSRLFILRPIATSLLMVAILVAGMLAYRLLPISALPEVDYPTIQVTTLYPGASPDVMTSNVTAPLERQFGQMPGLAQMSSTSSGGASVITLRFALDYGLDVAEQQVQAAINAGANLLPGDLPMPPLYSKVNPADAPILTLAVTSPSLPVIRINDLVENRLAPKLSQVGGVGLVAIAGGRRPAVRIQANPQALASVGLSLEDLRGAIAAANVKQPKGGFDGPLRATTIDANDQLQSAQEYRDLIIAYRNGNPVRLSAVADTVDDAENTRLAAWAGTPDDGSKAAVILNIKRQPGANVIETVDRVKALLPQLEETLPASLQVHVLTDRTVTIRASVRDMQHELLLAVALVVAVIFVFLRSGTATLIPSFAVPLSLIGTFGVMYLAGFSINNLTLMALTISTGFVVDDAIVMIENIARYVEAGEPPLAAALKGARQIGFTIISLTISLIAVLIPLLFMGDVVGRLFHEFAITMAVSILISAVISLSFTPMLCARLLRHTPEESHSRLYQATGRFFERTIALYGRTLGVVLEHRMLVWLVFLATLALTALLYLVVPKGFFPVQDTGTLQATTVADQSISFAAMAERQQQMAERILRDPAVKSVSSFIGVDGSNTTLNSGRMQIDLQPHGQRDSLAVVLRRLSDDTGSMPGMRLYLQPVQDLTIEDRVARTQYQLLLSSPDMEQLTRSTQALLERLLATPGLVDVASDLQGQGRQAYVSIDRAQASRLGVTVAAVDTALYNAFGQRLISTIFTQSNQYRVVLEVAPQFKIGPEALASIYVPSSGGTPVPLSSLARVEERSMALAVNHVGQLPASTISFNTAPGVSLGQAVKAIERARDDLRAQGQMPISVDMAFQGAALAFQASLTNTLLLILAAVITMYIVLGVLYESTIHPVTILSTLPSAGVGALLALGMAGLEIDIIAVIGIVLLIGIVKKNAIMMIDFALDAQREQGLSAREAIYQACLLRFRPILMTTLAALLGALPLMLGQGVGSELRHPLGVTMVGGLILSQLLTLFTTPVIYLTFEGWAQRWRGARVGVENA
- a CDS encoding efflux transporter outer membrane subunit, yielding MKHTALAATALLLAAGCSTQPAYQRPAIALPAQFKEATAAAAQAGIWRPAQPQDAAPPEEWWRLYGDPVLDDLQQRAAVANPGIAQAVARLRAAQAAVAGSRAALLPTLGASSSATRARGASTANTAGPATSYSLGLNAGWEIDLWGRLSGAASAAEASAQASGADLAAARLSLQATAAQTYFALRAAEAQGALLRDTLAAYEQSWQLTRNRERAGVASPADVAQAEAQYKSTQAQLLEAETSRAQIEHALAALIGLPPAAFGLDATARLPAPPEVPAELPSRLLERRPDIAAAERRVAAANAQVGVAQSAFFPALTLSAAGGWRGASLGDLVGAPNLFWSLGPALALTLFDGGARSAAVESARASLDLAAAGYRQAVITALQEVEDNLAAATSLAREEQVQTEAVAAAQRALTIATNQYKAGTVGYLNVLSAQTTVLSAQRGLIDVKNRRLAAVNTLLKNVAGRWDGPP